From Ipomoea triloba cultivar NCNSP0323 chromosome 5, ASM357664v1, the proteins below share one genomic window:
- the LOC116019475 gene encoding probable histone acetyltransferase HAC-like 1, which produces MDVNRHKSGRLSSCTPSQNAGSGLEFYDSRSHCSKLSMNQMQEEACYLRQNREAFNFHPVTLSPNCKTTPMGMSAAAYYSNLEYGSSFNNQSSGFVPVGQDGNTMFSHVSVKHMPSEIIPSPEPISSVTVCSDGDWNLDRELFDSGHTFTENSLPHVIESAPDSCIKPQHTAPNTYSVDVPPSHRQNLGLSNSNVRIPEQDMKRIPQDCIVMPGMTVDKPRSNNRYLFHPQLQIGNSEPSDQHSHFMLCNEPSDLRSHGFMATEKACHSHVPSQKSLNVISSEQPEFSGVQHASDEPAPNSFPSRTSQHLGLGHLSSHDILVLYVKYNALTVNFGREQVPFLNNLHSLVCNDTVCSCDRYRLLISHFESCCNSNCSVCKPVRDNRVLHSVGPISTESGKPKTGLMRTFHDRDFNGITSSCEDTPSYKRTKVESSFLPENMDVVAQSVNKCFGAPLRTVKDSTVMNQKFTNSIGNPCNLGAVSVLAADDGQKSQFSSDSLVSGELHSKEDSTEMNKELRNVIGVPGRTSATGNHVTDGPQKSSFDHTSLVSNGVSGCELQKVDNDSGSGASNDNTENSLGVSSDRMPVHNESANGQEEDSKRNRSEIKCDLAESAVRYLFRIKSNNSKRLGVSFVDFFTAEQIKTHICSLRLHFGQGLIGNAITPSSIENTCQLCGTDKLVFIPMPMYCSSCGVRIKRNLVFYYWAVEETSRRYCFCTLCFRASRGGNITFLGLSIPKAKLQKGKNNEENEESWVQCDKCECWQHQICALYNAKKDLEGKAKYICPYCRLKEIEYGEHVPFPAIGARDLPRTNLSDHIEDRLFRLLEQEKEQRANLLGKNLDEVPGATGLFVRVVLSVNKQLRVKQQFLDIFHDQDYPVEFQYRSKVILLFQNIEGVDVCLFGMYVQEFGSECGEPNKRCVYVSYLDSVKYFRPDIRTVAGEALRTFVYHEILIGYLEYCKKRGFSTCYIWACPPVKGEDYILYCHPESQKTPKSDKLRQWYRSMLKKASKEDIVISFTNFYDHFFVPSAESNTKITAARLPYFDGDYWSGAAEDMMRNMDKDGKGGSPGKVKKVVTKRSLKAMGYSDLSAEAAKDVIVMQKLGQTILPVKEDFIIVNLQFKCTKCEELILSGTRWSCNECKNFQLCARCVDMKQGVNEQKEHTSSTGEKHFLTQTSADPIPADTEDNDAIIDNDFFEHRHSFLCFCQENHYQFESLRRAKHSSMMILYHLYKSIHCLSGGGRDSQLQQAERGLQVKLMELLVHASRCHASKSNPCPLPECHKIRQLFRHAHGCTIRVSGGCDVCNKIWLLLRMHSRNCQDSSCSVPRCRDLKRHAEENALQSNVHQRQTVEERGSA; this is translated from the exons ATGGATGTAAACAGACACAAATCTGGACGACTTTCCAGTTGTACTCCAAGCCAGAATGCTGGTTCAGGGCTGGAATTCTATGATAGTCGAAGTCATTGCAGCAAGTTGTCCATG AATCAAATGCAGGAAGAAGCTTGTTATCTACGCCAAAATCGTGAAGCTTTTAATTTTCATCCTGTCACCCTTTCACCCAACTGTAAAACAACACCCATGGGCATGTCTGCAGCTGCATACTACTCGAACTTAGAATATG GGTCTTCATTTAACAACCAGAGTAGTGGCTTTGTACCTGTTGGTCAAGATGGGAATACTATGTTTTCACATGTTTCAGTAAAGCACATGCCCAGCGAGATCATTCCTTCTCCTGAGCCAATCTCATCTGTTACAGTTTGCTCTGATGGAGATTGGAACCTTGACAGGGAACTTTTTGACAGTGGACATACTTTTACTGAGAACAGTCTACCACATGTTATTGAATCAGCACCAGACAGTTGCATCAAGCCCCAGCATACTGCACCAAACACCTATAGTGTGGATGTTCCACCATCACATAGGCAGAATTTGGGATTATCTAATTCAAATGTCAGGATCCCAGAACAGGATATGAAACGTATTCCTCAAGACTGCATTGTTATGCCTGGTATGACTGTTGATAAGCCCAGATCGAATAATAGGTATTTGTTTCATCCTCAACTTCAGATAGGTAACTCTGAACCTTCTGATCAGCATTCTCATTTTATGCTCTGCAATGAGCCATCTGATTTGAGGTCACATGGGTTCATGGCAACAGAAAAAGCATGTCACAGTCATGTACCAAGTCAAAAGTCCTTGAACGTAATCAGCTCAGAGCAACCGGAGTTTTCTGGTGTTCAGCATGCTTCAGATGAACCTGCTCCTAATTCTTTTCCTAGTAGAACTTCACAGCATTTGGGTTTAGGTCATCTATCTTCACATGATATTCTAGTTTTATATGTCAAGTATAATGCACTTACAGTGAATTTTGGGAGAGAGCAAGTTCCTTTTCTGAACAATTTGCATTCATTGGTATGCAATGATACAGTATGCAGTTGTGACCGGTATCGTTTGCTTATATCACATTTTGAAAGTTGTTGCAACAGTAATTGTAGTGTTTGCAAGCCTGTTCGAGACAATAGAGTTCTGCATTCTGTTGGCCCAATCAGCACAGAATCTGGGAAACCAAAGACTGGTCTTATGCGGACTTTTCATGATAGAGATTTTAATGGCATTACCTCTTCGTGTGAAGATACACCTTCTTACAAACGAACGAAGGTCGAAAGTTCCTTTTTGCCTGAAAATATGGATGTAGTTGCTCAGTCAGTAAATAAATGTTTTGGAGCTCCTCTTCGCACTGTGAAAGATTCAACAGTAATGAATCAGAAGTTTACAAATTCCATAGGAAATCCCTGCAACTTGGGTGCAGTTAGTGTTCTTGCTGCAGATGATGGCCAGAAATCACAGTTCAGCAGTGATTCTTTGGTGTCTGGGGAGCTTCACTCTAAGGAAGATTCAACAGAGATGAATAAGGAACTTAGAAATGTCATAGGAGTTCCTGGCAGAACCAGTGCAACTGGGAACCATGTTACTGATGGTCCTCAGAAATCAAGCTTTGACCACACTTCTTTGGTATCTAATGGGGTCAGTGGTTGTGAACTGCAGAAGGTGGATAATGATAGTGGTAGTGGAGCTTCGAATGACAATACTGAAAATTCTCTAGGGGTGAGTTCAGACAGGATGCCTGTTCATAATGAATCTGCCAATGGTCAAGAAGAGGATTCTAAAAGGAACAGATCAGAAATCAAATGTGATTTAGCTGAATCTGCAGTTAGATATTTGTTCAGAATAAAGTCAAACAACTCAAAGAGGCTGGGAGTGTCTTTTGTTGACTTTTTCACTGCCGAgcagattaaaacacacattTGTAGTCTCAGACTACATTTTGGACAG GGATTAATAGGGAATGCAATTACTCCTTCTAGCATTGAGAATACATGCCAGTTATGTGGCACCGATAAGCTTGTGTTTATCCCAATGCCTATGTATTGCTCATCTTGCGGTGTTCGTATCAAGCGCAATTTGGTATTTTATTATTGGGCAGTGGAGGAAACGAGCAGACGATATTGTTTTTGTACTCTATGCTTCAGGGCATCTCGTGGTGGTAACATCACATTCCTGGGGCTATCTATTCCCAAAGCAAAGCTTCAGAAAGGAAAGAACAACGAGGAAAATGAAGAATCG TGGGTGCAATGCGACAAGTGTGAATGCTGGCAGCATCAGATATGTGCTCTCTACAATGCTAAAAAGGATTTGGAAGGGAAAGCAAAGTATATATGTCCGTACTGCCGTTTAAAAGAGATAGAATATGGAGAGCATGTGCCTTTCCCTGCTATTGGTGCTAGGGATCTACCAAGGACCAACTTGAGTGATCATATTGAGGACAGGCTCTTCAGACTCCTTGAGCAAGAGAAAGAACAGAGGGCAAACTTATTAGGAAAGAATCTGGATGAG GTACCCGGAGCAACAGGTCTTTTTGTCAGGGTAGTATTGTCTGTCAACAAGCAACTGAGAGTCAAGCAGCAATTTTTGGATATCTTCCACGATCAAGATTACCCTGTAGAGTTCCAATACAGATCAAAG GTGATCCTATTGTTTCAGAACATTGAAGGAGTAGATGTATGCCTCTTTGGAATGTATGTCCAAGAGTTTGGATCAGAATGTGGTGAGCCAAACAAACGCTGTGTCTATGTTTCATATCTTGACTCGGTGAAGTACTTCAGACCTGACATACGAACTGTAGCTGGGGAAGCTCTTCGCACTTTTGTATATCATGAAATACTG ATTGGGTACCTTGAATACTGCAAGAAACGGGGTTTCTCTACCTGTTATATATGGGCTTGCCCACCTGTAAAAGGTGAAGATTACATATTGTATTGTCACCCAGAATCTCAGAAAACACCGAAGTCAGACAAGCTTCGCCAATG GTATAGGTCAATGCTGAAGAAGgcatcaaaagaagatattgTGATCAGTTTCACTAATTTCTATGATCACTTCTTTGTTCCAAGTGCGGAGTCTAACACTAAGATAACAGCAGCTCGTTTACCATACTTTGATGGAGACTATTGGTCAGGTGCTGCAGAGGATATGATGAGGAACATGGATAAAGATGGTAAAGGAGGATCTCCGGGTAAAGTTAAGAAAGTGGTGACAAAGAGGTCTCTCAAAGCAATGGGATACAGTGACCTTTCTGCTGAAGCAGCTAAAGATGTAATTGTGATGCAAAAG CTGGGGCAAACCATTCTTCCCGTAAAGGAAGACTTTATCATTGTGAACCTGCAATTCAAGTGTACAAAGTGCGAAGAATTAATACTATCAGGAACTCGATGGAGCTGTAATGAATGCAAAAATTTTCAACTATGTgcaag ATGTGTTGATATGAAGCAAGGTGTCAATGAGCAGAAGGAACACACTTCCTCTACTGGGGAGAAACATTTTCTTACTCAG accTCCGCGGATCCCATTCCTGCTGACACTGAAGATAATGATGCCATTATAGATAACGATTTCTTTGAGCACAGACACTCTTTCTTGTGCTTCTGTCAAGAAAACCATTATCAGTTTGAATCTCTACGCCGTGCTAAGCATTCCTCAATGATGATACTGTACCATCTCTACAAAAGTATTCATTGCTTATCTGGAGGTGGTCGTGATTCCCAACTTCAACAAGCTGAGAGAGGATTGCAG GTCAAGTTAATGGAATTATTAGTGCATGCATCTCGGTGCCATGCTAGCAAGAGCAACCCCTGTCCACTTCCTGAATGCCATAAAATCAGACAGCTCTTTCGTCATGCACATGGATGCACCATTCGCGTATCTGGGGGTTGTGATGTTTGTAACAAAATTTGGTTGCTCCTACGCATGCACTCAAGGAATTGTCAAGACTCAAGCTGTTCAGTGCCGCGCTGCAG GGATCTTAAGAGGCATGCAGAAGAGAATGCATTGCAGTCCAATGTTCATCAAAGACAAACGGTTGAAGAGCGAGGTTCTGCATAA